Proteins encoded together in one Pongo abelii isolate AG06213 chromosome 8, NHGRI_mPonAbe1-v2.0_pri, whole genome shotgun sequence window:
- the SPADH gene encoding CUB domain-containing protein, with protein sequence MRLSRAFAWPLLCSIATTVTAPFATAPSDCGGHYTDEYGRIFNYVGPKTECVWIIELNPGDIVTVAIPNLKGFACGKEYVEVLDGPPGSESLGRICKAFSTFYYSSSNIITIKYSREPSHPPTFFEIYYFVDAWSTH encoded by the exons ATGAGGCTGTCCAGAGCCTTCGCTTGGCCGCTGCTGTGCAGTATAG cCACAACTGTTACAGCTCCATTTGCCACAG CACCCAGTGACTGTGGGGGCCACTACACAGATGAATATGGCAGGATCTTCAACTACGTTGGGCCGAAAACTGAATGTGTCTGGATCATCGAGTTGAACCCTGGGGATATAGTCACGGTGGCCATTCCAAACCTCAA AGGATTTGCATGTGGCAAAGAGTACGTGGAAGTGCTGGATGGACCTCCAGGGTCTGAGTCCTTGGGCAGGATTTGTAAAGCCTTCAGTACATTCTATTACTCTTCTtccaacatcatcaccatcaagtACTCCAGAGAACccagtcatccacccaccttctTTGAAATATATTACTTTGTTGACGCTTGGTCAACACATTAA